The Schizosaccharomyces pombe strain 972h- genome assembly, chromosome: I genome contains a region encoding:
- the ntr1 gene encoding RNA-binding splicing factor: protein MQNEYVDMNSSSEDSDGDSILEEGRLRPSFRGQQKERDMLGIFGEEDEDGFHNSGIGSARLRRKNISFVEKSEQVKANKQVTADDLLEAHSIPQLKNKNDEVSQAKNIPKMKFNTTGFGAKMLEKMGYKQGQGLGANAEGIAEPVQSKLRPERVGLGAVRERTEKQRKEAIARGEISDSEDEKHTVKQKPLREKKKKPLKSSEEISKDMGSYNLPRFLASLIDASLNDTKEIEFVTSNKEELGLEGRDMSTSGINQLSRLARVECEHHASAWQQLQARRAYVKMELKRVTTEFDEKSVEISRLEKLLGKVMEVKSRSMEFTVPEAEIDVIEKRLQPLNNLIETLPVEFSEASMHFELDSVAVSILAFVLSEPIKNWDVWKHPYFMLESFLSWKNSLYSKDFRPKREESSTFMDIDVEFDDELEGQSLTHYESFMMFVWKKKIGEELKKWIIQDSLKALQLLEAWDPVVPEKVKDSLIQDDILPRLKDAVSKWNPKLKLKKNDSLHHCIFPWLPYLEKHADSLLQSVLVQFSLILSPWKIKNGSIDDFSVWRSAFANDALDRLLEKVILPKLEKLMDEELVIDPSNQDLEIFFIILSWKGSFKAMVFGQLFADHFFPKWLETLYQWLTEAPNFDEASEWYTWWKSVFPKDLLSNAYIQQGFSKGLDMMNECLENKSITAPLPFAKDSTKGVNLQFSKEKHEFTAESDDTTSYDEPLVSFRELVEEFCAENSLLFVPLRRSHLSTGSALFRISTQASKARGITVYLRNDIIWKKSPGASEDTPYDPIGFNEILLMFNNN, encoded by the coding sequence ATGCAAAATGAGTATGTCGATATGAATTCATCTTCCGAGGATTCAGATGGTGATTCAATTTTGGAAGAAGGACGTCTTCGTCCATCTTTTCGTGGGcagcaaaaagaaagggaCATGCTAGGAATATTTggtgaagaagatgaagatggTTTTCATAACTCGGGGATTGGAAGTGCTAGACTTCGtagaaaaaacatttcttttgttgaGAAATCTGAACAAGTTAAAGCAAATAAGCAAGTGACAGCAGATGATTTATTGGAGGCGCATTCAATTCCACAgttaaagaataaaaatgatgagGTTTCTCAGGCGAAAAATATTCCAAAGATGAAGTTTAATACTACTGGATTTGGCGCAAAAATGTTGGAAAAAATGGGGTATAAACAAGGACAAGGTTTGGGTGCCAATGCTGAGGGTATAGCTGAACCTGTACAATCTAAGCTACGCCCCGAACGTGTCGGATTGGGAGCCGTTCGAGAACGGACCGAAAAGCAAAGGAAAGAGGCAATTGCTCGTGGTGAGATCTCTGATAGTGAAGATGAGAAACATACCGTCAAACAAAAACCtttaagagaaaaaaagaagaaacctttaaaatcctctgaagaaatttcaaaggATATGGGAAGTTATAACTTGCCTAGGTTCTTAGCCAGTCTCATTGATGCTTCCTTAAATGATACTAAGGAAATCGAATTTGTGActtcaaataaagaagaattggGTTTAGAAGGTCGTGATATGTCCACTTCTGGAATTAACCAGCTCTCCAGGCTTGCTCGGGTTGAATGTGAACACCATGCTTCTGCATGGCAACAATTACAAGCCCGTCGCGCCTATGTTAAAATGGAATTAAAGAGGGTCACAACGGAATTCGACGAGAAATCGGTTGAAATATCTCGTTTGGAAAAGCTTTTGGGTAAAGTTATGGAGGTAAAATCCAGGTCAATGGAGTTTACAGTACCTGAGGCCGAAATTGATGTTATCGAAAAAAGACTTCAGCCGTTAAATAACTTAATTGAAACGTTACCGGTTGAATTTTCAGAGGCAAGTATGCATTTTGAGCTTGACTCGGTCGCAGTGTCAATCCTTGCTTTTGTACTTTCAGAACCGATAAAAAACTGGGATGTCTGGAAACATCCATATTTTATGTTAGAAAGTTTTCTTTCGTGgaaaaattctttatattCCAAAGACTTTAGGCCCAAGAGAGAAGAGAGTAGTACATTTATGGATATTGATGTGGAATTCGATGATGAATTAGAAGGTCAAAGCTTAACACACTATGAGTCATTTATGATGTttgtttggaaaaaaaaaattggtgaGGAACTGAAGAAATGGATTATTCAGGATTCTCTTAAGGCTTTGCAACTTTTAGAAGCATGGGACCCTGTGGTTCCAGAGAAAGTTAAAGATTCTTTGATACAAGATGATATACTCCCTAGGCTCAAAGATGCTGTAAGCAAATGGAACcctaaattaaaattgaagaaaaatgattCACTGCATCATTGTATTTTCCCGTGGTTACCCTATTTGGAAAAGCACGCAGATTCACTACTGCAAAGTGTTTTGGTTCAGTTTTCTCTAATTTTGTCCCCatggaaaataaagaatggAAGTATCGATGACTTTAGTGTCTGGAGATCAGCGTTTGCTAATGATGCTTTAGACCGTTTACTTGAGAAAGTTATATTGCCTAAGTTGGAAAAGTTAATGGATGAAGAGTTAGTGATTGACCCATCTAACCAAGAccttgaaatattttttatcattttgtCTTGGAAAGGATCGTTTAAAGCTATGGTTTTTGGGCAACTCTTTGCAGATCAtttctttccaaaatgGTTAGAAACCCTTTATCAATGGCTAACGGAAGCTCCTAATTTTGATGAAGCAAGTGAATGGTATACGTGGTGGAAATCCGTTTTTCCGAAGGATTTGCTATCCAATGCATATATTCAACAGGGATTTTCAAAAGGGTTGGATATGATGAATGAATGCTTAGAAAACAAATCCATAACGGCTCCTCTTCCATTTGCAAAAGACTCAACTAAAGGGGTCAACCTTCAATTTtcgaaagaaaaacatgAGTTCACTGCTGAAAGTGACGATACCACTTCTTACGATGAACCATTAGTGAGTTTCCGCGAACTTGTTGAAGAGTTCTGTGCTGAAAATTCGTTGTTATTTGTACCTTTGCGTCGGTCACATTTGTCGACCGGTAGTGCCTTGTTCCGCATTTCAACACAAGCCAGTAAAGCTCGTGGAATAACTGTGTATCTTCGAAACGAtattatttggaaaaaatcTCCTGGAGCTTCCGAAGATACGCCCTATGATCCAATTGGGTTCAACGAAATCCTCCTCATGTTTAACAATAACTAG
- the dsc2 gene encoding Golgi Dsc E3 ligase complex transmembrane subunit, C-terminal UBA domain Dsc2 encodes MSSANIVPSNMGITKFLLLTISTSSVVAGVFALKPFFHINFGLHLLSHYQYWRILLWQFIYWNSTEVFQALFIIYQARDVERLLGSHRFASFCVYMFILGMFVTPIFSFLYSLLFKNLDYIQPGPTFLIFAILYQYYYIVPSTVFVRLFNIKFTDKFQMVIPMIGLAFSHFPSTFINAFLGWTMGMFYHLSLLPGTSWRLPIRFVKPALSPTHVFIRPPYSDMQNASTFNPETLFALPTGLDAERTENENQVENPVSNADANDSPTRQNARATAIASSSNTAASFRNRQQISHPPLGRTSSSSVLPTGPASQLYDMLSGRSERPELGNIREEDINTVQTIMQTSRAQAIQALSQTNDVQRAVELLLEQTADY; translated from the exons ATGTCTAGCGCCAATATTG TACCGTCAAACATGGGAATTACTaaattccttcttttgacAATTTCTACATCATCTGTAGTTGCTGGAGTGTTTGCtttaaaacctttttttcaCATCAACTTTGGACTTCATTTGTTGTCACATTACCAA TATTGGCGAATTCTTTTATGgcaatttatttattggaATTCAACGGAGGTATTTCAAGCtttgtttataatttatcaaGCTCGTGATGTCGAACGACTATTAGGAAGTCATAGATTTGCTTCATTTTGTGTATATATGTTTATATTAGGCATGTTTGTGACTCCAATATTCTCTTTTCTCTattctttgcttttcaaaaacttggACTACATACAACCTGGTCCTACTTTCCtcatttttgcaattttatATCAGTATTACTATATTGTTCCTTCTACCGTTTTTGTTAGGTTATTCAATATCAAATTTACcgataaatttcaaatggtAATTCCCATGATTGGTTTAGCCTTTTCACACTTCCCAAGTACTTTCATCAACGCTTTCCTGGGCTGGACTATGGGTATGTTTTATCACTTATCCTTACTTCCAGGAACCTCTTGGCGTTTACCAATTCGTTTTGTTAAGCCTGCGTTGAGTCCAACTCATGTTTTCATTCGTCCTCCCTATTCTGACATGCAGAATGCGAGCACATTTAATCCCGAAACTCTATTTGCACTGCCGACAGGTTTGGATGCTGAGCGTACTGAAAATGAGAATCAAGTAGAAAATCCTGTTTCGAACGCGGATGCTAATGATTCTCCGACTCGACAGAACGCTCGAGCAACAGCTATCGCTTCTTCATCCAATACTGCAGCATCGTTCCGTAATCGTCAGCAAATATCACATCCTCCCCTTGGTCGAACCTCGTCATCTTCTGTTCTCCCAACAGGACCGGCTTCTCAGTTGTACGATATGTTAAGCGGCCGATCAGAACGTCCTGAATTAGGAAATATTAGAGAAGAGGATATAAACACTGTCCAAACGATTATGCAAACTTCTAGAGCTCAAGCTATCCAGGCCTTATCTCAAACTAACGATGTGCAGAGAGCTGTAGAATTGTTATTGGAGCAAACAGCCGACTATTAA
- the alm1 gene encoding nucleoporin Alm1: MSSGGLEDDIQLVHEFLDVSFEDIKPLVSVNGFAVFISAIKTKVKDINALKDQLVLQEVNHEHKENVLTKKINFLEQQLQSSNNQAEESRNLISVLRNENESLKTNLENQNKRFDALTTENQSLRRANSELQEQSKIASEQLSIAKDQIEALQNENSHLGEQVQSAHQALSDIEERKKQHMFASSSSRVKEEILVQEKSALVSDLASLQSDHSKVCEKLEVSSRQVQDLEKKLAGLAQQNTELNEKIQLFEQKRSNYSSDGNISKILETDPTSIKELEEEVETQKRLTALWESKSSELQSEVAALQEKLTSQQSLYNNVTEELNNNKQQLLISENSLRELQEKYDSVVSELQVVKENKNTSVSAGVGLFSPLAQKLSAVQNPEFSFTKVYSDNMKLQQKVSSLKLQLDRLTNKFSSFCEQVKQRIPVVKQQRSEIVRNNIYMNFLSESLETSNNNLTKVQAELLSTKMRQEACYLQLTASRTQCSDLSREVICLMAELDHLNETKSRNVPATVQVALDEYAQNPSTASETLVNKELANFSSIKEAVSKTLELREKVRALECDVEIQKQTVQYQISNAVKENSNTLSEQIKNLESELNSSKIKNESLLNERNLLKEMLATSRSSILSHNSSAGNIDDKMKSIDESTRELEKNYEVYRNEMTAIQESLSKRNQDLLSEMEAIRKELENSKYQQQLSTDRLTNANNDVEAFKKEAKELRSINQNLQDIISRQDQRASKFAEELLHVNSLAERLKGELNASKGEKDLRKRTQERLISENDKLLAERERLMSLVSDLQTFLNQQQLSDAARKVKFESEKESLSLSLQKLKESNEKMSNDLHSLQKSLEKSGIEYSSRIKTLMLEKQSLSEDNRKLLDNQQMMEIKLQELNGVIELEKQRFSTLEAKFTQQKNTSYSEREALLESSLSDLQSKHTSLESQYNYSLRNIEQLQAASKLAEEMVERVKTEYDEYRLQTSESLEKNHLKITSLEQRIVILQDEIASSSLRCENITKDSETRVALLLEENKHLNNELSSHRNAEKQHLEKENDYKQQLLLVTEDLRKTREDYEKELLRHADARSTLQKLREDYTKALEQVEDLNKEIALKAGINESQPFPISEKEDPLRQEVYVLKKQNAMLLTQLQSSNLNFAEITSPSPDLDSVMKLGLSDLQNHVKRISKEMEIISCQRQLLFLENKKLKRTVESSNRVIADLQRGITEKDVSSTSESVGERSNYLNMVALLNESNKSLRENLERNEEVITELREKIETLKTDLANFRLNKEQLESQLQTEKAAVKKLENSNEEYKRHNQEILLSLNSSTSTSSDASRLKNELVSKENLIEELNQEIGHLKSELETVKSKSEDLENERAQNQSKIEQLELKNTKLAAAWRTKYEQVVNKSLEKHNQIRQQLSQKTSELEAKVAECHQLNEQLNKPSATPTATTQSEPSTVSLEEFNSTKEELSSTQRKLSEIMDILNTTKEELEKVRQNSNKSEGTSKDTEIPNEEEMERKKVMQQEVLRLRSRIAKELQKNELLRKQNQVLQDQVKALQETVVSSEEAESASVHADTKDLENLKKTEEMLSVTFQVIFNESISDFSTSTADFTTFVQKEWEKRREILQKDVEEQVAQSHQKQLDNIRKELEMRNKLKLSMLEKNLARVRAELEQSKKKDSPAILSLEASKNTDSNKSNSEVPAAQVKEKKLIAKTHSVDTNSPPKRSSSDAGMDVSNDVKKAK; this comes from the coding sequence ATGTCTTCGGGGGGACTTGAAGATGATATTCAGCTGGTACACGAGTTTTTGGATGTATCTTTTGAGGATATAAAACCCCTGGTGTCTGTCAATGGTTTCGCTGTATTTATATCTGCTATTAAAACCAAGGTTAAAGACATAAACGCTTTAAAGGATCAGCTTGTCCTTCAAGAAGTCAACCATGAGCATAAGGAGAATGTTCTTACGAAGAAGATTAACTTTCTTGAGCAACAACTTCAATCTTCTAATAATCAAGCAGAGGAATCACGTAATCTTATATCGGTATTGAGAAATGAGAACGAATCGCTGAAAACCAACTTGGAGAATCAAAATAAGCGCTTTGATGCATTGACTACTGAGAACCAGTCGCTTAGAAGGGCTAACTCTGAATTACAAGAGCAATCTAAGATTGCTTCTGAGCAGCTTTCAATCGCGAAAGATCAAATCGAAGCCctacaaaatgaaaattcaCATTTAGGAGAGCAAGTCCAGAGTGCGCATCAAGCATTGTCTgatattgaagaaagaaagaaacaGCACATGTTTGCTAGCAGTAGCAGTCGTGTCAAGGAAGAGATACTCGTTCAGGAGAAAAGCGCTTTAGTCTCTGATTTGGCTAGTTTGCAATCAGATCATTCGAAAGTTTGCGAAAAATTAGAAGTTTCATCTCGTCAAGTTCAAGATTTGGAGAAAAAGCTTGCTGGGCTTGCCCAACAGAATACAGAGCTTAACGAAAAAATACAGCTTTTTGAGCAAAAGCGGAGCAATTATTCCTCCGATGGGAACATATCAAAAATCCTTGAAACCGACCCCACTTCAATCAAAGaacttgaagaagaagtgGAAACTCAGAAACGACTTACAGCTCTTTGGGAGTCTAAATCTTCAGAGTTGCAATCAGAGGTTGCTGCACTTCAAGAAAAGCTCACTTCGCAACAAAGTCTATACAATAATGTGACCGAAGAgttaaataataacaaGCAACAGCTATTGATTTCGGAGAATAGTTTGCGGGAACTGCAAGAGAAATATGATAGTGTAGTTAGTGAACTACAAGTggttaaagaaaataaaaatacctCTGTTTCAGCTGGTGTAGGTTTGTTTTCTCCTTTGGCGCAAAAGTTAAGCGCCGTTCAAAATCCcgaattttcatttacgAAAGTATATTCGGACAATATGAAACTCCAACAGAAGGTTTCTAGCTTAAAGCTTCAGCTAGACCGCTTGACTAACAAATTCTCCTCATTTTGTGAACAAGTTAAACAAAGGATTCCAGTTGTCAAACAACAGAGGAGTGAAATCGTTAGGAATAACATTTATATGAATTTTCTTAGCGAATCTTTGGAAACATCTAACAACAACCTAACCAAAGTACAAGCAGAGCTTTTATCGACCAAAATGCGCCAAGAAGCTTGTTACTTGCAGCTCACCGCATCTCGTACTCAATGCAGTGATCTTTCTCGAGAAGTTATTTGTCTCATGGCCGAACTTGATCATTTGAATGAAACTAAATCAAGAAACGTTCCCGCTACTGTGCAAGTTGCGCTTGATGAATACGCTCAAAATCCCTCTACTGCATCTGAGACACTAGTAAACAAGGAGCTTGctaatttttcatctatAAAGGAAGCTGTTTCGAAAACTCTAGAACTGCGGGAAAAAGTGCGGGCCCTTGAATGCGATGTTGAAATCCAAAAGCAAACTGTCCAATATCAAATTTCCAATGcagttaaagaaaattcaaatacACTTTCAGAgcaaatcaaaaatttggaaagtgAGTTAAATTCgtcaaaaataaaaaatgagtcCTTACTTAATGAACGAAATTTACTGAAAGAAATGTTAGCTACTTCTCGAAGCAGTATTTTGTCTCACAATTCTTCCGCGGGCAATATTGATGACAAAATGAAATCCATTGATGAATCTACAAGAGAACTTGAGAAAAATTACGAAGTTTATCGTAACGAAATGACAGCTATTCAGGAATCCTTGTCTAAGCGAAATCAGGATTTGTTGAGTGAGATGGAAGCAATACGTAAAGAGTTAGAAAATTCCAAATATCAGCAGCAGTTATCTACTGATAGATTAACTAATGCTAATAATGACGTTGAAGCCTTTAAAAAGGAAGCCAAGGAGCTTCGTAGtattaatcaaaatttacagGATATAATTAGTCGACAGGATCAGAGAGCCAGTAAATTTGCCGAAGAATTATTACATGTTAACTCACTTGCTGAAAGATTAAAAGGTGAACTAAATGCTTCGAAGGGTGAAAAAGATTTACGGAAAAGGACGCAAGAGCGTTTAATATCTGAAAACGATAAACTTTTGGCTGAGCGCGAGAGACTAATGAGTCTTGTATCAGATCTTCAAACTTTTCTTAACCAGCAACAGCTATCTGATGCTGctagaaaagtaaaatttgaatCTGAGAAGGAAAGCTTAAGCCTTTCCTTGCAGAAGTTGAAGGAGTCAAATGAAAAGATGAGTAATGATCTTCATTCTCTACAGAAATCTTTGGAAAAGAGCGGAATTGAGTACTCCAGCAGGATTAAGACATTAATGCTCGAAAAACAATCGTTAAGTGAAGACAACAGGAAATTGTTAGATAATCAACAAATGATGGAAATAAAACTCCAAGAATTAAACGGCGTCATTGaacttgaaaaacaaagattttCTACTTTGGAAGCCAAGTTTACacagcaaaaaaatacgtCCTATAGCGAAAGGGAAGCTTTGCTAGAATCATCGCTTAGTGACTTGCAATCTAAACATACTTCCTTAGAATCCCAATACAATTATTCTTTAAGGAATATTGAACAGTTACAGGCCGCAAGCAAACTCGCCGAAGAAATGGTTGAAAGAGTTAAAACTGAGTATGATGAGTATCGATTGCAAACTTCAGAGTCcttggaaaaaaatcatttaaaaatcacTTCTCTTGAACAAAGGATAGTTATTCTACAAGATGAGAtagcttcttcttctttacgCTGTGAGAATATTACTAAAGATAGCGAAACAAGAGTTGCCTTGCTTTTAGAGGAAAATAAGCATCTTAACAATGAGCTTTCGTCACACCGAAATGCTGAAAAGCAACATTTAGAGAAGGAGAATGATTATAAACAACAGTTGTTGTTGGTAACTGAAGATTTAAGAAAAACTCGTGAAGATTATGAAAAGGAACTTTTAAGACATGCCGATGCTAGATCGACTCTTCAAAAACTGCGCGAGGATTACACGAAGGCATTAGAACAGGTTGAAGATttgaataaagaaataGCCTTAAAGGCCGGTATAAACGAATCTCAGCCCTTTCCCATTagtgaaaaagaagatccTTTGAGACAGGAAGTTTATGTCctcaaaaagcaaaacgCAATGCTTTTAACCCAACTTCAATCTTCCAATCTCAACTTTGCAGAAATAACTAGCCCATCCCCGGATTTAGATTCTGTTATGAAATTAGGATTATCAGATTTACAGAATCATGTGAAGCGTATATCCAAAGAAATGGAGATTATTTCATGCCAACGACAATTATTATTCCTTGAAAATAAGAAACTCAAGCGAACCGTTGAATCATCGAATCGAGTTATCGCCGATCTGCAAAGAGGTATAACGGAAAAGGATGTTAGCAGTACTTCTGAATCCGTTGGGGAACGTTCAAATTATCTAAACATGGttgctttattaaatgagAGCAACAAATCTCTCCGAGAAAATTTAGAAAGGAACGAGGAAGTTATCACAGAGTTAAGAGAGAAAATAGAAACTCTTAAAACTGATTTGGCGAATTTTAGACTTAATAAAGAACAACTAGAATCACAGCTTCAAACAGAGAAAGCAGCTGTAAAAAAGCTTGAAAACAGCAACGAAGAATACAAGCGTCATAACCAAGAAATATTACTATCTTTGAACAGTAGCACATCTACGTCTAGTGATGCTTCACGCTTAAAGAATGAACTTGTTTCCAAAGAAAACTTAATAGAGGAGTTAAATCAAGAAATTGGTCATTTGAAATCTGAATTGGAAACTGTTAAATCAAAAAGCGaagatttggaaaatgagAGAGCGCAAAACCAATCCAAGATTGAACAATTAGAGTTGAAGAATACAAAACTAGCAGCTGCTTGGCGAACTAAATATGAGCAGGTAGTTAACAAGAGCTTAGAAAAGCACAATCAAATACGTCAACAACTTTCGCAAAAGACTTCTGAATTAGAAGCCAAGGTTGCGGAATGTCATCAGCTCAATGAACAACTCAACAAACCTTCTGCAACCCCCACTGCTACTACACAGTCTGAACCAAGTACGGTGTCACTGGAAGAATTCAATAGCACTAAGGAAGAACTATCTTCTACACAGCGAAAGCTAAGTGAAATTATGGATATCTTAAATACTACGAAGGAGGAGCTTGAGAAGGTCAGACAAAATAGTAATAAATCTGAGGGAACCAGTAAGGATACTGAAATACCCaacgaagaagaaatggaaaGGAAGAAAGTCATGCAACAGGAAGTTTTGAGGTTACGTTCGAGAATTGCAAAAGAGCTACAGAAAAACGAATTACTCAGGAAACAAAATCAGGTTTTACAAGATCAAGTGAAAGCTTTGCAAGAGACAGTTGTGTCATCCGAGGAAGCAGAGTCCGCTTCGGTACATGCTGATACTAAAGATTTggaaaacttaaaaaagacaGAAGAGATGTTATCAGTTACATTTCAAGTAATCTTCAACGAGTCCATATCTGACTTTTCGACTTCCACTGCCGACTTTACTACTTTTGTGCAAAAGGAATGGGAAAAGCGCAGAGAAATTTTACAGAAGGATGTTGAGGAACAAGTTGCTCAGTCGCATCAAAAACAACTAGATAACATCCGAAAAGAACTCGAGATGCGTAACAAGTTGAAGTTGAGCATGCTGGAAAAGAACTTAGCTAGAGTGCGAGCAGAGTTGGAGCAatcgaagaaaaaagatagCCCTGCAATTTTAAGTTTGGAAGCTTCTAAAAACACTGATTCCAATAAAAGCAATTCTGAAGTCCCAGCAGCTCAAgttaaagagaaaaagttAATCGCCAAAACTCACTCTGTTGACACTAATTCTCCTCCTAAACGGTCCAGTTCAGACGCTGGTATGGATGTTTCCAATGATGTTAAGAAAGCCAAATAG